The segment GAGCCATATTCAGGCCTTGCTCGCCCTCAGGCATGGCACAACCCAAAATCAAATCTTCGATTTCGCGTGGGTCGAGGCCTGGCGCTTGTTCAACCACAGCTTTAATCGCTGCTGCTGCCAAATCATCAGGCCGACTATTGCGAAACATCCCGCGCTTGGATTTGCCGACGGCGGTTCGCGCACCAGCTACAATCACAGCTTCATTCATCGTTGAATACTCCTTTATGGGGATCGGGGTTTGGGGGCTGGGGATCGGTTTGGTAATCAATACCAGTTTCACTGACCCGACCAGTGGCTTGATTTGCTCGAAGCGAGCGTAACAAACCATTGATTAAACGCCCAACTTGCCCGATTAATCCTTTGATTTCAAATAGTTGGCCTGGTTGAAGAAATCCCAACCGTTCTGCAAGCAGAATGTGAGTTTCAACTTCCATCAGCGAGCCACGCGCAATTGATAAAAAGCGAATGTATTCGGCTTGATACAGCCGACCATGGCCTTCAGCAATATTGGCCGGAATTGATGTCACTGCTCGACGTACTTGATTGGTTAGTCCAAATCGCTCTTCGGTTGGCATG is part of the Chloroflexota bacterium genome and harbors:
- a CDS encoding four helix bundle protein; the protein is MAIRSFKDLEVWQKAMDLAANVYAVTQTMPTEERFGLTNQVRRAVTSIPANIAEGHGRLYQAEYIRFLSIARGSLMEVETHILLAERLGFLQPGQLFEIKGLIGQVGRLINGLLRSLRANQATGRVSETGIDYQTDPQPPNPDPHKGVFNDE